In Centropristis striata isolate RG_2023a ecotype Rhode Island chromosome 5, C.striata_1.0, whole genome shotgun sequence, a single genomic region encodes these proteins:
- the LOC131971435 gene encoding PDZ domain-containing protein 4-like isoform X1 has product MGCNMCVVQKPEEQYRVMFQKGHIDNMSCYFGADGRLKVNGKELTRLSGDPTLDNMLRRGARRRACLAGAPVVPVTMGMADCVDSCTQTDISFQHMLTLGKSSQHPCGAPPPPDPPPSPPLPPLLEPYLLNELFIEPVYYDPTDYFDITQHEVDRQDELEYEEVELYKSRQQDKLGLTVCYRTDDEEDLGIYVGEVNPNSIAAIDGRIRKGDRILQINGVDIQDREEAVAILTREDSTNVSLLLARPEIENENQLDADELDLEPLDNAVHLPSSHRMRDSTSILGAGPGGGAGGGVLGCHGLSINRDSPDLLQTVLSNSQELDSGVGRTDESTRYEESSEHDLLGDDHTSASNTNATNTPGSMRKFLSSRGDTPPLLHSQDLQFSTDSLLGLDCINGGGLEQVERLERAYVADPVRMMMPGLTEEECERYKELLEIKCYYEKNSNALMLLGGQGPPQEEDGVSLDVNRNESLTQHEMALLEEELRHLEFKCRNILRAQKMQQLRERCMKAWPLEDKNGASAGAGVGAGRLDISGTLGSEESCHHALSDINELPERERSDKDSTSAYNTGGESCRSTPLVNEQYPSPSTQSLDRREPLLSAGMQLPNSTRQRERGTRAERGDGTQANLNQPYSPHSHRRRAEAKPSSPGAKVRSLSRNRGTRRGSDGEVRRNPKANGTAERAGGYSAENSPYLSRRQTDTMPPQHYLSCMQLRSPSTSERLGGSMETWGDASPMSLGSTCKDVPQVPGAAPLSPPLLPASPRMEWKVKIRSDGSRYVAKRPVRDRLLKARAMKIREERSGMTTDDDAVSEMKMGRYWSKEERKQQLLKAREQRRRREFMMQSRLDCLREREREQGGSGGGQPGTTQPQEPPSILELCHRRSMKKRSRRILDNWITIQELLAHGTRSADGKKVYNPLLSVTTV; this is encoded by the exons AAGGGTCACATAGACAACATGTCGTGCTATTTTGGCGCTGACGGTCGATTAAAG GTGAATGGAAAGGAGCTGACCCGCCTTTCTGGGGATCCCACCTTGGACAACATGCTGAGGCGGGGGGCCCGCAGACGTGCATGCCTAGCAGGAGCCCCTGTGGTGCCAGTGACCATGGGCATGGCCGACTGTGTGGACAGCTGCACCCAAACAGACATCAGCTTCCAGCATATGTTGACTCTGGGCAAGAGCAGCCAGCATCCCTGCGGAGCTCCACCCCCACCAGACCCTCCGCCGTCCCCTCCACTACCACCACTACTGGAGCCATATCTACTCAATGAACT TTTTATAGAGCCCGTATACTACGACCCCACCGACTACTTCGATATCACTCAGCATGAAGTAGACAGGCAGGATGAGCTGGAGTACGAG GAGGTGGAGCTGTACAAGTCTCGTCAACAGGATAAACTCGGGCTGACAGTTTGTTACAGAACCGATGATGAGGAGGACCTGGGGATATATGTAGGAGAA GTGAACCCAAACAGCATTGCTGCAATAGATGGACGCATCCGAAAGGGAGACAGAATACTTCAG ataAATGGAGTGGACATCCAGGACAGAGAAGAGGCAGTAGCTATTCTCACCAGAGAGGACAGCACTAATGTCTCCCTGCTCCTCGCACGACCCGAGATAGAG AATGAGAACCAGCTGGACGCAGATGAGTTGGACTTGGAGCCGCTGGACAACGCTGTTCATCTGCCCAGCAGCCACCGAATGAGAGACAGCACCTCCATCCTGGGTGCTGGACCAGGGGGAGGTGCTGGTGGGGGTGTACTTGGTTGCCACGGCCTCTCAATAAACAGGGATTCACCTGATTTGCTCCAGACGGTACTGAGCAACAGCCAGGAGCTGGACAGCGGCGTGGGCCGTACAGATGAAAGCACACGCTATGAGGAGTCTTCAGAACATGACCTTCTGGGAGACGACCACACTAGTGCCTCCAACACGAATGCCACCAATACACCTGGCAGCATGCGCAAGTTCCTGTCCAGTCGAGGGGACACTCCGCCGCTGCTGCACTCCCAGGACCTCCAGTTCAGCACTGACTCTCTCTTAGGGCTGGACTGCATTAATGGAGGTGGGCTGGAGCAGGTGGAGCGGCTGGAGAGGGCCTACGTGGCAGATCCTGTGAGGATGATGATGCCTGGGCTCACTGAGGAGGAGTGCGAGAGGTACAAAGAGCTCCTGGAAATCAAGTGTTACTACGAGAAGAACAGTAACGCTCTGATGCTCCTGGGAGGTCAGGGGCCGCCACAAGAGGAGGACGGCGTCTCACTGGATGTGAACAGAAACGAGAGCCTGACGCAGCACGAGATGGCCCTCCTGGAAGAAGAGCTGCGCCACTTGGAGTTCAAGTGTCGCAACATCTTGAGGGCACAGAAGATGCAGCAGCTGAGGGAGCGCTGTATGAAGGCTTGGCCTCTCGAGGACAAGAATGGAGCAAGTGCAGGGGCTGGAGTAGGAGCTGGACGCTTGGACATTAGTGGTACTCTGGGGAGTGAGGAGTCCTGTCATCACGCTTTATCAGACATCAATGAGCTCCCTGAGAGGGAGCGCTCAGATAAGGACAGCACCAGTGCCTACAACACTGGAGGGGAAAGTTGCAGAAGCACCCCTTTAGTCAACGAACAGTACCCCTCACCCTCTACACAGAGCCTGGACAGAAGAGAGCCTCTTCTATCAGCAGGTATGCAGCTTCCAAACTCCACtcggcagagagagagaggaaccaGGGCTGAAAGAGGGGACGGGACACAAGCAAACCTCAACCAGCCCTACTCTCCTCACTCCCACAGGAGACGAGCAGAAGCTAAGCCATCCAGCCCTGGCGCAAAGGTCCGGTCCCTGTCCCGGAACAGAGGAACCAGGCGGGGATCAGATGGAGAGGTTAGACGCAACCCCAAAGCCAACGGGACAGCTGAGAGGGCAGGTGGGTACAGCGCAGAGAACAGCCCTTACCTGTCGCGCCGTCAGACCGACACGATGCCGCCTCAGCACTACCTGAGCTGCATGCAGCTGAGGTCTCCCTCCACCTCTGAGCGCCTCGGGGGCAGCATGGAGACTTGGGGCGACGCCAGCCCAATGAGCTTGGGTAGCACATGTAAAGATGTTCCCCAGGTCCCAGGAGCTGCACCCTTGTCCCCTCCACTGCTGCCCGCCTCCCCCCGCATGGAGTGGAAGGTGAAGATCCGCAGTGATGGCTCTCGCTATGTGGCCAAGAGGCCTGTGAGGGATCGCCTCCTGAAGGCGCGCGCCATGAAGATCAGAGAGGAGCGCAGCGGCATGACAACGGATGATGACGCTGTGAGTGAGATGAAGATGGGCCGCTACTGGAGCAAAGAGGAGCGCAAGCAGCAGCTGCTGAAGGCCCGAGAGCAGCGGCGGCGCAGGGAGTTCATGATGCAGAGCCGGCTCGACTGTTTGAGAGAGCGCGAGAGGGAGCAGGGTGGCAGCGGTGGGGGGCAGCCGGGGACCACGCAGCCGCAGGAACCCCCCTCCATCCTGGAGCTCTGTCACAGGAGGAGCATGAAGAAGAGGAGCCGCAGAATCCTGGACAACTGGATCACGATACAGGAGCTACTGGCACATGGGACCAGGTCTGCTGACGGGAAGAAAGTCTACAACCCGCTGCTGTCCGTCACCACAGTCTGA
- the LOC131971435 gene encoding PDZ domain-containing protein 4-like isoform X2 yields the protein MGCNMCVVQKPEEQYRVMFQVNGKELTRLSGDPTLDNMLRRGARRRACLAGAPVVPVTMGMADCVDSCTQTDISFQHMLTLGKSSQHPCGAPPPPDPPPSPPLPPLLEPYLLNELFIEPVYYDPTDYFDITQHEVDRQDELEYEEVELYKSRQQDKLGLTVCYRTDDEEDLGIYVGEVNPNSIAAIDGRIRKGDRILQINGVDIQDREEAVAILTREDSTNVSLLLARPEIENENQLDADELDLEPLDNAVHLPSSHRMRDSTSILGAGPGGGAGGGVLGCHGLSINRDSPDLLQTVLSNSQELDSGVGRTDESTRYEESSEHDLLGDDHTSASNTNATNTPGSMRKFLSSRGDTPPLLHSQDLQFSTDSLLGLDCINGGGLEQVERLERAYVADPVRMMMPGLTEEECERYKELLEIKCYYEKNSNALMLLGGQGPPQEEDGVSLDVNRNESLTQHEMALLEEELRHLEFKCRNILRAQKMQQLRERCMKAWPLEDKNGASAGAGVGAGRLDISGTLGSEESCHHALSDINELPERERSDKDSTSAYNTGGESCRSTPLVNEQYPSPSTQSLDRREPLLSAGMQLPNSTRQRERGTRAERGDGTQANLNQPYSPHSHRRRAEAKPSSPGAKVRSLSRNRGTRRGSDGEVRRNPKANGTAERAGGYSAENSPYLSRRQTDTMPPQHYLSCMQLRSPSTSERLGGSMETWGDASPMSLGSTCKDVPQVPGAAPLSPPLLPASPRMEWKVKIRSDGSRYVAKRPVRDRLLKARAMKIREERSGMTTDDDAVSEMKMGRYWSKEERKQQLLKAREQRRRREFMMQSRLDCLREREREQGGSGGGQPGTTQPQEPPSILELCHRRSMKKRSRRILDNWITIQELLAHGTRSADGKKVYNPLLSVTTV from the exons GTGAATGGAAAGGAGCTGACCCGCCTTTCTGGGGATCCCACCTTGGACAACATGCTGAGGCGGGGGGCCCGCAGACGTGCATGCCTAGCAGGAGCCCCTGTGGTGCCAGTGACCATGGGCATGGCCGACTGTGTGGACAGCTGCACCCAAACAGACATCAGCTTCCAGCATATGTTGACTCTGGGCAAGAGCAGCCAGCATCCCTGCGGAGCTCCACCCCCACCAGACCCTCCGCCGTCCCCTCCACTACCACCACTACTGGAGCCATATCTACTCAATGAACT TTTTATAGAGCCCGTATACTACGACCCCACCGACTACTTCGATATCACTCAGCATGAAGTAGACAGGCAGGATGAGCTGGAGTACGAG GAGGTGGAGCTGTACAAGTCTCGTCAACAGGATAAACTCGGGCTGACAGTTTGTTACAGAACCGATGATGAGGAGGACCTGGGGATATATGTAGGAGAA GTGAACCCAAACAGCATTGCTGCAATAGATGGACGCATCCGAAAGGGAGACAGAATACTTCAG ataAATGGAGTGGACATCCAGGACAGAGAAGAGGCAGTAGCTATTCTCACCAGAGAGGACAGCACTAATGTCTCCCTGCTCCTCGCACGACCCGAGATAGAG AATGAGAACCAGCTGGACGCAGATGAGTTGGACTTGGAGCCGCTGGACAACGCTGTTCATCTGCCCAGCAGCCACCGAATGAGAGACAGCACCTCCATCCTGGGTGCTGGACCAGGGGGAGGTGCTGGTGGGGGTGTACTTGGTTGCCACGGCCTCTCAATAAACAGGGATTCACCTGATTTGCTCCAGACGGTACTGAGCAACAGCCAGGAGCTGGACAGCGGCGTGGGCCGTACAGATGAAAGCACACGCTATGAGGAGTCTTCAGAACATGACCTTCTGGGAGACGACCACACTAGTGCCTCCAACACGAATGCCACCAATACACCTGGCAGCATGCGCAAGTTCCTGTCCAGTCGAGGGGACACTCCGCCGCTGCTGCACTCCCAGGACCTCCAGTTCAGCACTGACTCTCTCTTAGGGCTGGACTGCATTAATGGAGGTGGGCTGGAGCAGGTGGAGCGGCTGGAGAGGGCCTACGTGGCAGATCCTGTGAGGATGATGATGCCTGGGCTCACTGAGGAGGAGTGCGAGAGGTACAAAGAGCTCCTGGAAATCAAGTGTTACTACGAGAAGAACAGTAACGCTCTGATGCTCCTGGGAGGTCAGGGGCCGCCACAAGAGGAGGACGGCGTCTCACTGGATGTGAACAGAAACGAGAGCCTGACGCAGCACGAGATGGCCCTCCTGGAAGAAGAGCTGCGCCACTTGGAGTTCAAGTGTCGCAACATCTTGAGGGCACAGAAGATGCAGCAGCTGAGGGAGCGCTGTATGAAGGCTTGGCCTCTCGAGGACAAGAATGGAGCAAGTGCAGGGGCTGGAGTAGGAGCTGGACGCTTGGACATTAGTGGTACTCTGGGGAGTGAGGAGTCCTGTCATCACGCTTTATCAGACATCAATGAGCTCCCTGAGAGGGAGCGCTCAGATAAGGACAGCACCAGTGCCTACAACACTGGAGGGGAAAGTTGCAGAAGCACCCCTTTAGTCAACGAACAGTACCCCTCACCCTCTACACAGAGCCTGGACAGAAGAGAGCCTCTTCTATCAGCAGGTATGCAGCTTCCAAACTCCACtcggcagagagagagaggaaccaGGGCTGAAAGAGGGGACGGGACACAAGCAAACCTCAACCAGCCCTACTCTCCTCACTCCCACAGGAGACGAGCAGAAGCTAAGCCATCCAGCCCTGGCGCAAAGGTCCGGTCCCTGTCCCGGAACAGAGGAACCAGGCGGGGATCAGATGGAGAGGTTAGACGCAACCCCAAAGCCAACGGGACAGCTGAGAGGGCAGGTGGGTACAGCGCAGAGAACAGCCCTTACCTGTCGCGCCGTCAGACCGACACGATGCCGCCTCAGCACTACCTGAGCTGCATGCAGCTGAGGTCTCCCTCCACCTCTGAGCGCCTCGGGGGCAGCATGGAGACTTGGGGCGACGCCAGCCCAATGAGCTTGGGTAGCACATGTAAAGATGTTCCCCAGGTCCCAGGAGCTGCACCCTTGTCCCCTCCACTGCTGCCCGCCTCCCCCCGCATGGAGTGGAAGGTGAAGATCCGCAGTGATGGCTCTCGCTATGTGGCCAAGAGGCCTGTGAGGGATCGCCTCCTGAAGGCGCGCGCCATGAAGATCAGAGAGGAGCGCAGCGGCATGACAACGGATGATGACGCTGTGAGTGAGATGAAGATGGGCCGCTACTGGAGCAAAGAGGAGCGCAAGCAGCAGCTGCTGAAGGCCCGAGAGCAGCGGCGGCGCAGGGAGTTCATGATGCAGAGCCGGCTCGACTGTTTGAGAGAGCGCGAGAGGGAGCAGGGTGGCAGCGGTGGGGGGCAGCCGGGGACCACGCAGCCGCAGGAACCCCCCTCCATCCTGGAGCTCTGTCACAGGAGGAGCATGAAGAAGAGGAGCCGCAGAATCCTGGACAACTGGATCACGATACAGGAGCTACTGGCACATGGGACCAGGTCTGCTGACGGGAAGAAAGTCTACAACCCGCTGCTGTCCGTCACCACAGTCTGA